In the Pseudoliparis swirei isolate HS2019 ecotype Mariana Trench chromosome 19, NWPU_hadal_v1, whole genome shotgun sequence genome, one interval contains:
- the zdhhc2 gene encoding palmitoyltransferase ZDHHC2 isoform X2 has protein sequence MAPSGSRSVKSGCKRVVYWIPVLFIGLVVAWSYYAYVLQLCIESIEHLAEKVIYLLVFHVVFVMFVWAYWQTIFTRPASPLKEFHLSCSDKELLEREDRGESQQEILRRIARDLPIYTRTNSGAIRFCDRCQLLKPDRCHHCSVCDRCILKMDHHCPWVNNCVGFSNYKCFMLFLTYSLLYCLFITATDLQYFIKFWLNGLPDTQAKFHILFLFFSASTFSVSLASLLTYHCWLVCKNRSTLEAVRAPVFCHGTDKNAFSLGVGKNFRQVFGDEVKYWPAPVFSGLGDGCSFPTCLVNVDPEQACTSPTGSNPANKSAAEGRQFSSKPLTDSQSRLLTSTPSWSESDSATGRKGANNPVMIIENEAWPVRDGGDTQSQ, from the exons ATGGCACCGTCGGGCTCGCGGAGCGTCAAGAGCGGCTGTAAGAGAGTTGTGTACTGGATCCCGGTCCTCTTCATCGGCCTCGTAGTGGCGTGGTCCTACTACGCCTATGTGTTGCAGCTCTGCATAG agTCCATCGAGCACCTCGCAGAGAAGG TGATTTACTTGCTGGTGTTTCACGTCGTCTTCGTCATGTTCGTGTGGGCGTACTGGCAGACCATCTTCACCCGGCCCGCCAGCCCCCTGAaggag TTCCACCTGTCCTGCTCGGACAAAGAGCTGCTGGAGCGGGAAGACCGCGGGGAGTCTCAGCAGGAGATCTTGAGGAGGATAGCCAGGGATCTGCCCATCTACACGCGCACCAACTCTGGAG CGATCCGTTTCTGTGACCGCTGCCAGCTGCTGAAGCCCGACCGGTGTCACCATTGTTCCGTCTGCGACCG ATGCATCCTGAAGATGGATCACCACTGCCCATG GGTCAACAACTGCGTGGGATTCTCCAACTACAAGTGCTTCATGCTGTTCTTGACGTATTCGTTGCTCTACTGCCTTTTTATAACTGCCACGGACCTGCAGTACTTCATTAAGTTCTGGCTG AACGGCCTCCCAGACACGCAGGCCAAGTTCCACAtcctgttcctcttcttctccgccTCCACGTTCTCCGTCAGCCTGGCGTCCCTGTTGACGTACCACTGCTGGCTGGTCTGCAAGAACAGATCCACCCTCG aGGCGGTGCGAGCTCCGGTGTTTTGCCACGGCACCGATAAGAACGCCTTCAGTCTGGGCGTCGGTAAGAACTTCCGCCAGGTCTTTGGGGATGAGGTTAAATACTGGCCGGCTCCCGTGTTCTCCGG GCTAGGTGACGGCTGCTCGTTCCCAACCTGTCTCGTGAACGTGGACCCGGAGCAGGCCTGCACATCGCCCACTGGCTCCAACCCCGCCAACAAGAG TGCAGCAGAGGGCCGCCAGTTCTCCTCCAAGCCACTGACTGACTCTCAGAGTCGACTGCTCACCAGCACCCCCTCCTGGTCAGAGAGTGACAGCGCAACAGGCCGGAAAG GTGCCAATAACCCGGTGATGATCATTGAAAACGAGGCGTGGCCAGTCAGAGATGGAGGTGACACACAAA gtcaatga
- the zdhhc2 gene encoding palmitoyltransferase ZDHHC2 isoform X1, which yields MAPSGSRSVKSGCKRVVYWIPVLFIGLVVAWSYYAYVLQLCIESIEHLAEKVIYLLVFHVVFVMFVWAYWQTIFTRPASPLKEFHLSCSDKELLEREDRGESQQEILRRIARDLPIYTRTNSGAIRFCDRCQLLKPDRCHHCSVCDRCILKMDHHCPWVNNCVGFSNYKCFMLFLTYSLLYCLFITATDLQYFIKFWLAGGKAHIRLREYMNGLPDTQAKFHILFLFFSASTFSVSLASLLTYHCWLVCKNRSTLEAVRAPVFCHGTDKNAFSLGVGKNFRQVFGDEVKYWPAPVFSGLGDGCSFPTCLVNVDPEQACTSPTGSNPANKSAAEGRQFSSKPLTDSQSRLLTSTPSWSESDSATGRKGANNPVMIIENEAWPVRDGGDTQSQ from the exons ATGGCACCGTCGGGCTCGCGGAGCGTCAAGAGCGGCTGTAAGAGAGTTGTGTACTGGATCCCGGTCCTCTTCATCGGCCTCGTAGTGGCGTGGTCCTACTACGCCTATGTGTTGCAGCTCTGCATAG agTCCATCGAGCACCTCGCAGAGAAGG TGATTTACTTGCTGGTGTTTCACGTCGTCTTCGTCATGTTCGTGTGGGCGTACTGGCAGACCATCTTCACCCGGCCCGCCAGCCCCCTGAaggag TTCCACCTGTCCTGCTCGGACAAAGAGCTGCTGGAGCGGGAAGACCGCGGGGAGTCTCAGCAGGAGATCTTGAGGAGGATAGCCAGGGATCTGCCCATCTACACGCGCACCAACTCTGGAG CGATCCGTTTCTGTGACCGCTGCCAGCTGCTGAAGCCCGACCGGTGTCACCATTGTTCCGTCTGCGACCG ATGCATCCTGAAGATGGATCACCACTGCCCATG GGTCAACAACTGCGTGGGATTCTCCAACTACAAGTGCTTCATGCTGTTCTTGACGTATTCGTTGCTCTACTGCCTTTTTATAACTGCCACGGACCTGCAGTACTTCATTAAGTTCTGGCTG GCTGGAGGTAAAGCACATATCCGTCTGAGGGAATACATG AACGGCCTCCCAGACACGCAGGCCAAGTTCCACAtcctgttcctcttcttctccgccTCCACGTTCTCCGTCAGCCTGGCGTCCCTGTTGACGTACCACTGCTGGCTGGTCTGCAAGAACAGATCCACCCTCG aGGCGGTGCGAGCTCCGGTGTTTTGCCACGGCACCGATAAGAACGCCTTCAGTCTGGGCGTCGGTAAGAACTTCCGCCAGGTCTTTGGGGATGAGGTTAAATACTGGCCGGCTCCCGTGTTCTCCGG GCTAGGTGACGGCTGCTCGTTCCCAACCTGTCTCGTGAACGTGGACCCGGAGCAGGCCTGCACATCGCCCACTGGCTCCAACCCCGCCAACAAGAG TGCAGCAGAGGGCCGCCAGTTCTCCTCCAAGCCACTGACTGACTCTCAGAGTCGACTGCTCACCAGCACCCCCTCCTGGTCAGAGAGTGACAGCGCAACAGGCCGGAAAG GTGCCAATAACCCGGTGATGATCATTGAAAACGAGGCGTGGCCAGTCAGAGATGGAGGTGACACACAAA gtcaatga